In Candidatus Omnitrophota bacterium, the sequence AGTTCCCGGGGCACGCGTTCTTTGACATACGCGAGAAGTCTAACATTATCGAGATAAAATACTAAACTTTACGAAACTACAGGAGGTTCGTTACGCAAGAGGTGTCTCTATTCTAATCTACCTCGACTGGGAAATTGGACACACGCTTACCCTGGAACGCACTTTATAGAAGCATTTTGATACCCAGTTCTTTATCGCGGGCAGCTCCATAAAGCTGCTCCACACAAGGCCCGATCTATAATTCTCTATCATTACGGCGCATATGCCAACATCTATCCCTAAATACTCTTCTGCCCACCAGCCTTTGTCTGTGTTAAACGCGTCCTTGAATCCATATTTTCCATACAAAAAGTTATGGTTCGTATATAGATTTTTAAGCCCGCCCAGAGAAGCTATTGGGTCAAAAACAATGGAACCGGCCATGCCGTATGGCGGTATTGTGCCATCATTTAATGCGGCTCCCGGCTTAGCGCCGTACCCTTTGTATCCGTCGGGGCCAAGACAAGCGCTTAGGCCCCATGAATTTTCTGAATAACTTTTATGAGAGGCGGCGTTGTCGAAGCAAAATTGCCTGTTTGCCTTAACCGCATTGACTGAATTATTATAGTAATTTATATCGCCGTCGAATATCTGTCGAAAATCTATCCAGGCATGAGAGTACTGATATGTGAATATACTGCCCGTGGAACAATATACTATACTGTAATCGCCATAAGAATCTACGGGCCTGGCCCATTCAAACCAGCACTCCGCCGGAATAGGATGCGTGGGAGAGCCTATTGCCAGCGCGTACAATATCATTGCCTCGCTGTAAGAATCCCAGTAGTACCATAGGAAGCCTTCTTCCGGCTTCCATCCCATGCATAAAACTTTCTTGCCGTTGAGCATCCAGGGCCATTCAACGCGCTCATAAAGTTCTCTCGCCACATCCTCTATCTCCGTCCCTTTAAAGTACTCCCCCGCAAAAAGCGCTCCGGCCAAAAACAAAGCTGTGTCAATGGACGAGACTTCGGAATTCCACGCGCGTTGGGCCGTCCTCATGTCCAAAAAGTGATAAAAAAAACCTTTTTCATTCGGCACCGTATCGCGAAACGTTTTCAGGGTCTTGAGGACGATGTCATACGCGTCTTTTTTTACTATCCAGCCGCGCGATTCGCCTATACATATAGCTGTCAGCCCGAAACCGACG encodes:
- a CDS encoding glucoamylase family protein produces the protein MTILFAGFILSAVPSFASPDEEFLDKLEYDSILYFVRENNPANGLIKDSSRPGSPASVASVGFGLTAICIGESRGWIVKKDAYDIVLKTLKTFRDTVPNEKGFFYHFLDMRTAQRAWNSEVSSIDTALFLAGALFAGEYFKGTEIEDVARELYERVEWPWMLNGKKVLCMGWKPEEGFLWYYWDSYSEAMILYALAIGSPTHPIPAECWFEWARPVDSYGDYSIVYCSTGSIFTYQYSHAWIDFRQIFDGDINYYNNSVNAVKANRQFCFDNAASHKSYSENSWGLSACLGPDGYKGYGAKPGAALNDGTIPPYGMAGSIVFDPIASLGGLKNLYTNHNFLYGKYGFKDAFNTDKGWWAEEYLGIDVGICAVMIENYRSGLVWSSFMELPAIKNWVSKCFYKVRSRVSVCPISQSR